ACTGCCCTTCTTCGGTGGGTCATTGTCTTTCAAAACATTACATGTGTTCTAAAATAAATAACATGCAGGTCTCGCACTCAATGCCTTTGTTTGAGTTTAGGCCACTCACACAGCTCACTAAAATAACCCAGTATAACACTCACACTCACTAACCACACATCATAAACTAACCCAAATTATTACTTCACTATAGGTGTACTTATTTATAACAATAAATATTGCAATAActagctgctaccactactaaacTACCACTGGGCTACAGTCATTTGGCTATTTCACTACCACTGCATTCACTATTACTTCCACTGTAACTATTCCACTACAACGAATAATACCAGTACTTGTACTACTACATTAGTCTCCATTTTTCAACACTAGACTCTAGCGATTTAAAAAGTTTAAACTTCTTCCACCTACCATAAAAATACGCCACCCACAAAAATTTTCTTGAATAATTACGATTTCTAGTTAGACAATAATTGTAGTTGCTATAGCGCACCATTAGGTGGTCTGTAAGAACTCTGCGGTCGACGGTCCGTAACTTCCTGTTTAGACAAGCGAAAGAGGAAGTATGGCGACAACAGAGCGACTCGGGCCCTCTCGGACCCGAAGAAATAGTAATAAAAACATACTTACAAGGATCAGACATGGACAAATTAGTGGCGGGGGACTTAGTCGAGGCACAGAGGTAAAATACACATTTATAAATCCTTTCTAAAAGCTGAAATTGTAAGGGTTTGGGACGGAGAAAACCTAGCTAGCTAGGTTGATAGCTAGCTACGTCTACGCGGAACGGAGCGCTGTGCAAACGGCTAGCTAATGTAGTGGAAGTGTATGTAGGTAGTTTTTTTATTAGCTAGCTAAAAAGTTAATATGCTAACTATTACGTTATCTACTTCACTAAGATGGATGGCTTCCTTGTAGCGGACTAAACTCCACTCCATGGTGAATGAAGTAAAATAAACTTCCATCACCATGTCCGCTAGCTTCCTTGCTGATCACTGGAAAAGTTGTCACAGCAACCCCTCCAGGCTACAGCTATCACATTTTAAACATCAACTGGTATAGCCCCTCAAATTAGGGCAatgactcgtgtgtgtgtgtatatcttgtCTGTTTAATATACACTCAGAGGGGGATCACTTATGTACTGCATTTCCCTATCCTTGACATTTTCTTGTTCCTATGGTGTTCCCTCCTTGTCCTCAGATGTCTGAGGCCCTACTTCAAGAGAGGGACCATCAGGCCAAGTGGCATGGGATTCCAGTGATGCTGCAGAGACTGTATGACAGCAGTCACCTCAACAGTGACCTCTCCCAGATCCACTCCATTATCAAGGTGCAATAATTACTCTTCCCTGACCTCGTTGGCGTTGTAATGCCCCTCTTTACAGGCGACTGTTTCAGGTTTGTTTTCCTCGTGGTAGCTGTGATGGTGATTGTTGCTGAGCTGACAGATGTTGTTCATGACGTGTTTGTGTTCTCTCTATGGTGTGGTAGGAAGTGGCATCTTTTCTCTCCATGGAGGCAATGTCGTttgtgacagaggagaggagaacagcacaGGAGTCCACCTCTCCCAACACATACACCTTTGACCTCTTTGGCGGCGTTGATGTGAGTCTCCAACATGTTGGAACAAAGGCATATAGAGCCGACGGTCTTGTCAGTGACCATATTTGCTATGTCAGGGTTTTAATTTCTCCTTTGTCCTCAGTTACTAGTGGAGATTCTGATGAGACCCACCCTGACCACGCAGACCAATTTCCCGAAAAGTAAACCATATTACATTCCTTTGTCATAGTTTTGCAAATGTGAGGAACCAATTTTTTTTACGCCTTCAATATATATTCTAACATATGTTCTCATTACAGTGAGTGATGACCTCGTCAAGGATTGTTTAAGTGTTCTGTACAATTGTTGTATATGTGTAAGTATCAATGCCTTCGATAAAGTGTTTGAATGCATGTAAGAAATACAGAAAACCTCCCCGTATGATGCCAAATGCTGCATCATATGAAAGTTACataacttgattgctgacatgcaaaacattttgggactatgtcaacaatggactaatgaaacaaataccaaaatattgtttttggGTTGAGTTTTCCTCTAACACTGTCTGACAGAGGATGGCGTCCGCCCTCTTTCCTTTCTTTTAGTCGGGGAAGGTTAATCATGAGCTTTCCCTCACTTTCAGATGGAAGGAGTCACTAAAAGTCTGGCATCACGAGATGACTTTGTCATGTTTTTGTTTACGCTCATGTCAAACAAGAAGACATTTTTGCAAACTGCCACATTGATTGAGGACATTCTTGGGGTCAGGAAGGTAAGGATGCATACTATCACTATGTCAGTCCTTACATATTTGCAGTTACCACTGGTCATGGCCAAAAGATTCACGAAAACATTAGTTGTTCCATGccatttcagcaagccatgacacccaccatttTAGATTAAAtggtttctgtagttagaaacagataagaaGCATTCCAGAATAATTTTTCCTTTGCCAGTTTGAAGTGAAATGACCCTAATAACTTGTACCTTTTCCATCTTTATGCTCCAGGAGATGATCCAGCTGGAAGGCATCCCCAACCTGCCCAGTCTGGTCCAGAGCTTCAACCAGCAGCAGCTGGCCAACTTCTGCCGCATCCTGTCAGTCACCATCACTGAGCCGGACCTGGGCAACGATGACAAGCACACACTGCTGGCTAAAAACGCCCAGCAGAAGACCAACCTCTGCCCTTCCCACTCTGAAGTCAACCAGGGTAAGACAGCTCTCACcatcagaccagggagagagaattGAAGGTGTTGTCACATATAATGATGCTTCATATGACTagcatttaatgaagaaaatcaTTTCAAATGACCTGTCCCTCTATTGCTCAGCGATGAATGAGTTTAAAAAATGATGGCTTTGTACTCCTCAATGTTTCCTTAGGACTcagttaaaggggcaatctgtaggagttacatccatttttggactatATGGTTAATGATCTATACCTTTTGATTATTTCAGAATATAACTTAAATGCCTCataagcttagttcaactgtcgtaccttatcagaacccaaaatataagattGTTTTACTCCGATGTTTGTAAACTAAGTATAATTTTGATAtcttggatggtcagtccttgcatccatagctctgtttaTGAATTTtagagtggttgcatttctccagccccatgttGCAGCTTTTTAGTGAAACAGAGACACTTTCTTATTGTTTTGACTGCTGATTGCCACTTTAATGGGAAACAGTCAATTGATAATGAAataacctgttctctctctgtgcgcAGGGGTTAAAGTTCTCagtcacttttttgggggggaatgATTATTTTGTCTTAAAGAAACACCGAAGATCACACTTGAACGTACACAACTAGATGAACATATATAGTTTCAAATACCTGCCCTTTGTTTTGACAAACAAATCAGTCCTAAAAAAACAAGCTGTGATTCCCTCCGTTGAGTTTGTAAATCACGATGTGGCACGCGAGCTAAGTTTCAGTCATTCATGGGATTTCTTTTTGATTGAACACCTGTGTGCATCAGTGGCCCTCCTGAACATCCCGGGCTTCATTGAGCGGCTGTGTAAGCTGGCTACCAGGAAGGTGTCTGAGGCCTCGGGGGCATCCAGCCTGCTGCTGGAGCTTCAGGACTGGTACACCTTGCTGGACAACGCCCTGGTGCTGGACACTCTTATGCAGATGGCCACAGAGGACGCCGAGCAGAGCAGCACAGGTCAGACCAGTAGATAATACATgcactctccctcacacacatgcCCACACGCCACGCTCCACGTGCCCACACGCCACGCTCCACGTGCCCACACGCCACACTCCACGTGCCCACACGCCACACTCCACGTGCCCACACGCCACACTCCACGTCCACGTGCCCACACGCCCACACGTTCCCACACACCACGGACCGCTGTTCACTGTTTTCTTACGTCAGTAATACGGTTCAGAATGTGACCCACTTTACAGTCACGTGTGATGTCATAATCTTTAGGGATGTGAACTCGTCACTTTTGGCCATTTTGATTTCAAAATGAATGTGTAGATCtgttaacaaaaatatatatatattatttatttattttttaaatctgacaaagTGCAGAGTGTATCACCCATTGGGCTATAAAAGAAATGAGCAAGCAGATCTTCTCCCTGTGTGATCACTAAATAATGGTGTCATAAACTcttctttctgctaccgcacggcaagcattATCGGAGCCCCACGTCTAGGACCAAAAGACtacttaacagcttctactcccaagccataagactgctgaacaattaatcaagtggccaccagactatttacctttgtttttacactgctgctactctctgtttattatctatccatagttacttcacccctacctacatgtacaaattacctcaactaacctgtacccccacacattgactcggtaccggcacccctgtatatagcctcgttattgttattttattgtctttttatttatttagtttttttagtaaatattttcttaactctatttattgaactacattgttggttaggggcttgtaagtaaagatttcactgtaaggtctactacacctgttgtattcagcagtacactgtaaggtctactacacctgttgtattcagcaggacactgtaaggtctactacacctgttgtattcagcaggacactgtaaggtctactacacctgttgtattcagcagtacactgtaaggtctactacacctgttgtattcagcagtacactgtaaggtctactacacctgttgtattcagcagtacactgtaaggtctactacacctgttgtattcagcatttcactgtaagatctactatacctgttgtattcagtagtacactgtaggtctactacacctgttgtattcagcagtacactgtaaggtctactacacctgttgtattcagcatttcactgtaaggtctactacacctgttgtattcagcagtacactgtaaggtctactacacctgttgtattcagcagtacactgtaaggtctactacacctgttttattcagcagtacactgtaaggtctactacacctgttgtattcagcagtacactgtaaggtctactacacctgttgtattcagcagtacactgtaaggtctactacacctgttgtattcagcatttcactgtaagatctactatacctgttgtattcagtagtacactgtaaggtctactacacctgttgtattcagcagtacactgtaaggtctactacacctgttgtattcagcatttcactgtaaggtctactacacctgttgtattcagcagtacactgtaaggtctactacacctgttgtattcagcagtacactgtaaggtctactacacctgttttattcagcagtacactgtaaggtctactacacctgttgtattcagcagtacactgtaaggtctactacacctgttgtattcagcaggacactgtaaggtctactacacttgttgtattcagcaggacactgtaaggtctactacacctgttgtattcagcagtacactgtaaggtctactacacctgttgtattcagcagtacactgtaaggtctactacacctgttgtattcagcagtacactgtaaggtctactacacctgttgtattcagcagtacactgtaaggtctactacacctgttgtattcagcaggacactgtaaggtctactacacctgttgtattcagcaggacactgtaaggtctactacacctgttgtattcagcagtacactgtaaggtctactacacctgttgtattcagcagtacaaataaggtctactacacctgttgtattcagactGAGGtctaggtctactacacctgttgtattcagcagtacactgtaaggtctactacacttgttgtattcagcaggacactgtcaggtctactacacctgttgtattcagcagtacactgtaaggtctactacacctgttgtattcggcgcatgtgacaaataacatttgatttgatatgtttcTCATATCGAAATGAATGACTGAGcacaaatccaaatcaaattgtattagtcacatgcacctaatacaacaggtgtagtagaccttacagtgaaatgctgaatacaacaggtgtagacattatagtgaaatgcttacttaggagcccctaaccaaaaatgcagtttccaaaaatacggataagaataagagataaatgTAACAGAATGCATCCCTACGCGTTATACAAATAGCTCATCAGAGTTCAGAGTGATGTCAGCTGTCATATCAGAATGAGTTTTGGGTTTGAGCAGCCAGCCACATCCCCTAACCAGGCATTATCCTACTCAGCTGTGGACAGACAGCATCGTCCCCTAACTAGCCATTATCCTACTCAGCTGTGGACAGACAGCATCATCCCCTAACCAGGCATTATCCTACTCAGCTGTGGACAGACAGCATCGTCCCCTAACCAGGCATTATCCTACTCAGCTGTGGACAGACAGCATCATCCCCTAACCAGGCATTATCCTACTCAGCTGTGGACAGACAGCATCATCCCCTAACCAGCCATTATCCTACTCAGCTGTGGACAGACAGCATCATCCCCTAACCAGCCATTATCCTACTCAGCTGTGGACAGACAGCATCGTCCCCTAACCAGCCATTATCCTACTCAGCTGTGGACAGACAGCATCCCCTAACCAGCCATTATCCTACTCAGCTGTGGACAGACAGCATCATCCCCTAACCAGCCATTATCCTACTCAGCTGTGGACAGACAGCATCATCCCCTAACCAGCCATTATCCTACTCATCTGTTCTTTCTGCTCATCTCCCATCAGTTTTAAAGTGTGATTTAGCCATGATGGTGGTCTGGTTGTTCTGTTACATTTTTTAATTATTGGTGTGTCACATTGTTAGTCAAAATATTGTTATTGTGATGACTCGGAAAATAGGCATCTTACAACTTTTCTTGGATTTAACTGAAATTTTGTCACCTTTGAGTCCCTCACCACTTATCATCCCTGAATCTTAATGTGTTTCTTTCTCAGAGTCGCCAGACGAGAGCTCTCTGGTCACCAGTCCTCTCAGGCACAGTCTGCCCCAGTCCATGAAGATCGTCCATGAGATCATGTACAAGGTGGAGGTTCTCTATGTGCTCTGTGTGCTCCTCATAGGCCGCCAGAGGAACCAGGTGAGACAGATAGCTGGACTTGCTTCAATCAGTAACTGAGATTGTAAAGTCTTTCCACTGTGCCTCTGCATTCTTTGCCTTTTGTGGTTTTAGGTTGGTTGTCTGTTAAGTTCTTTGTGAAATCTGCTGATGTAAAGTTAGGCAGTAAGTCCTGGGGGGGGTgatgtatggccaatataccacagctaagggctgttcttatgcaggATGCAACggggagtgcctggatacagcatttagctgtggtatattggccatataccacaaacccctgggATGACGTATTGCTATTATGAAGTGGTCACTAATGGAATTAGACCAATAAAAATAACCTGTCTGGTCATACCTGTGTTATACGGTCTGGGCTTTATAGAATGTAAAGATATGGTGCCTTGTAAACAGGTTCACAGAATGCTTGCAGAGTTCAAACTGATTCCAGGTCTCAACAACCTGTTTGACAAGCTGATCTGGAGAAAGCAGACGTCCACCCACGTCCTCCACGGCCAGAACCAGAACTGTGACTGCAGCCCGGTAAGATGACCTCTCTGCTCTGGGAATGAGCTCAATGGCACTGTAACACTAAGCACCTCTATTGCAGCCCTCACTGGTTCATCCTCTCTCGATCTCACTCACACAGGAGATCTCCTTTAAAATCCATTTTCTACGACTACTCCAGAGCTTCAGCGACCATCATGAGTGAGTTTAGTACAGACAGTATGATTTAAACTGTATTTCTGTGGAATTAGACATATGGTTTGATACTGAGTTTGGTACCATCATGTTCAGTGACTGTCATTTGGATCATGTCTgttctttcctcctccctctcaggAACAAGTATCTCCTCTTGAACGCCCAGGAGCTGAATGAGCTCAGTGCCATCTCTCTGAAGGCCAACATCCCTGAGGTGGAGGCTCTCGTCAACACGGACAGGTTGGGCTGTTAGTTAGGCAGGGGTACAGGGATGGACGACATTTTGTGTTTCTGAATTTGACAAATCCTCCATTGCGTTGGAtattttctctctatatatatagaaATCTAATCTGTGATGGTAAAAAGGGCCTCCTGACACGGCTACTTTCAGTCATGAAGAAAGAACCGGCCGAATCCTCATTCAGGTGAGTGTGTGTTGACTCCAGGAGTTAATTAGGGAAATGTCATCAAGTATAGAAAGAGGAAGACGAGGGTtaaacccctgtctgtctgtaggttcTGGCAGGCGAGGGCGGTGGAGAGCTTCCTAAGAGGATCCACCTCCTACGCTGACCAGGTGTTCTTGCTCAAGAGAGGCCTGCTGGAGGTACGGAGGCTGTTGCCAAGCCAGCGAAGCCACACACACCTATGATACAACCGCCTTCAAGTCTTCATTTAAAACCTCCTATTAaatccctgtcctctctgtccttccaGCACATCCTGTTCTGCATCATAGACAGCGGCTGTAAGTCCAGGGATGTGCTGCAGAGTTACTTTGACCTGCTGGGGGAACTCATGAAGTTCAACATCGACTCCTTCAAGAGGTTCAACAAATATGTCAACACCGAGGAGAAGGTAGGACACTGCCCAGGGGAGAGGCACTTCAAAAGAATGAGGGTCAGACCGGTGGAAAGGGAGTGCAGTCCACTTTCTAGCTTAACCCTAGACATCACTTCCTTTTAATTACATGTTTGGTTTAATTTCTGCTTCCTGTGTTAGTTCCAGACGTTCATGACGCAGATCAACAGCTCTCTGGTGGACTCCAACATGCTGGTGCGCTGTATCATCCTGTCCCTGGACCGCTTCGAGAGCCAGACTGACGATGTGAGAGGTAGGTCCATAGTCTTGGGCCCAGCGGTGAACACGTTTGTGGCTGTGGAAACGTGTTCGTCCTCAAGAGTCGACTGACACACCGGTGCGTCAATCTAAGTGGTggtctccgttttgctctacggcGCCCACCAGTGTCTGGATTCATCTGAAGTCTGTACCATCAATGtaccaacttctgtttgtagcgtCCGAACCGTTTGGGTTACAAACTAACTCAAACACtatggtgttctctgttttgctctatgatccaggacttgtctgaaggtaaccAGTTTAAAAACATTGATGGAAGTATGAAGGTCGTTTAGTGGCAacctaaaaaaataaaaaagttaaatatgtgtaaaataattatacacacacacacaccatagggaaggtgccaggtttcctccagatgtgatgcttgacattctgaccaaatagttcaatcttggtttcatcagaccagagaatctttggtgacttttggcaaacaccaagcgggctgtcattttattttttttattttttatttcacctttatttaaccaggtaggctagttgagaacaagttctcatttgcaactgcgacctggccaagataaagcatagcagtgtgaacagacaacacagagttacacatggaataaacaattaacaagtcaataacacagtagaaaaaaatgggcagtctatatacaatgtgtgcaaaaggcatgaggaggtaggcgaataatacagttttgcagattaacactggagtgataaatgatcagatggtcatgtacaggtagagatattggtgtgcaaaagagcaggaaaataaataaataaaaacagtataaaaaacagtatgggaatgaggta
Above is a genomic segment from Oncorhynchus gorbuscha isolate QuinsamMale2020 ecotype Even-year linkage group LG10, OgorEven_v1.0, whole genome shotgun sequence containing:
- the LOC124045544 gene encoding short transient receptor potential channel 4-associated protein-like; translation: MATTERLGPSRTRRNSNKNILTRIRHGQISGGGLSRGTEMSEALLQERDHQAKWHGIPVMLQRLYDSSHLNSDLSQIHSIIKEVASFLSMEAMSFVTEERRTAQESTSPNTYTFDLFGGVDLLVEILMRPTLTTQTNFPKMSDDLVKDCLSVLYNCCICMEGVTKSLASRDDFVMFLFTLMSNKKTFLQTATLIEDILGVRKEMIQLEGIPNLPSLVQSFNQQQLANFCRILSVTITEPDLGNDDKHTLLAKNAQQKTNLCPSHSEVNQVALLNIPGFIERLCKLATRKVSEASGASSLLLELQDWYTLLDNALVLDTLMQMATEDAEQSSTESPDESSLVTSPLRHSLPQSMKIVHEIMYKVEVLYVLCVLLIGRQRNQVHRMLAEFKLIPGLNNLFDKLIWRKQTSTHVLHGQNQNCDCSPEISFKIHFLRLLQSFSDHHENKYLLLNAQELNELSAISLKANIPEVEALVNTDRNLICDGKKGLLTRLLSVMKKEPAESSFRFWQARAVESFLRGSTSYADQVFLLKRGLLEHILFCIIDSGCKSRDVLQSYFDLLGELMKFNIDSFKRFNKYVNTEEKFQTFMTQINSSLVDSNMLVRCIILSLDRFESQTDDVRVVEVLSECSLLSYMVRVENRLTILFRLVNIINVQTLTQENVSCLNTSLVVLMLARRRGKLSFYLNALREKEYTEKYPGCLLNNFHNLLCFWQRHYLNKDKDSTCLENSSCILFTYWKETVSVLLDSDRTSLCAIASYIDEAYMDLGRDFLEV